One window of the Chryseobacterium camelliae genome contains the following:
- a CDS encoding M13 family metallopeptidase, producing the protein MKKLNIGILALCGIVFLNSCGTKATADKSQQSGAIAVVAEPVKEEAKEEGINLSYMDKSVRPQDDFFNYVNGNWVKTTQIPSDKASWGSFNALRENVDDNSLDILNKILSESYSDGSEGKKIQNLYASFMDVDKRNAEGLAPIKGDLAKIDAIKNLNDLQKYLLDATKVGDNSFYGWRVGADMKNSKMNAVYLGGPDLGLGRDYYQKVNEANTKTLAEYQNYVSKLFGVLGYKNSPQAAQNVVDFEKQLANYLLTLEQNRDANLRYNPKNVSELSGLVKNINLAKYLKDAGVNTDRVIVGELKYYQNMDQFLSQKNLPLVKDYLKYHLINGNASNLDNNLEQIRFDFYSKYLQGQKEQRPMNKRGLSLVNGVLGEAFGKLYVEKYFTPEAKAQMETYIDYILKSFKQHINDMDWMSPETKVKAQEKLSKFTVKIAYPDKWKDYSELKVDAPKQGATLYSNLQNVAAWQYQRSLDKVGKPVDKTEWGMTPQTVNAYYSGSNNEIVFPAAILQPPFYNPKADAAVNFGGIGAVIGHEISHGFDDSGSRFDGDGNLNNWWTDADRKNFDAKVGQLAAQYSQYEPVKGSFVNGKFTSGENIGDLGGVAVAYDALQMYLKDHGNPGLISGFNQDQRFFMSWATVWRTKSTDQYMVNQVKTDPHSPGVFRAYGPLVNQDSFIKAFDIKPGDKMYKAPEERIKIW; encoded by the coding sequence ATGAAAAAACTGAATATCGGAATACTTGCCCTTTGCGGTATTGTATTCTTAAACTCATGTGGCACGAAGGCAACTGCTGACAAATCTCAGCAGTCCGGAGCCATAGCAGTGGTTGCAGAACCGGTGAAGGAGGAAGCAAAAGAAGAGGGGATCAACTTATCCTATATGGATAAAAGCGTGCGTCCGCAGGATGATTTTTTTAATTATGTGAACGGGAATTGGGTGAAAACCACTCAGATTCCATCTGATAAAGCGAGTTGGGGCTCTTTCAATGCATTGAGGGAAAATGTGGATGATAACTCTCTGGATATCCTGAATAAAATCCTTTCTGAAAGCTATTCAGACGGATCTGAAGGAAAAAAAATCCAGAACCTGTATGCATCCTTCATGGATGTCGATAAGAGAAATGCAGAAGGCCTGGCTCCCATCAAAGGCGATCTTGCGAAAATCGATGCCATTAAAAACCTGAATGACCTTCAGAAATACCTTCTTGATGCCACAAAAGTAGGGGATAATTCATTCTACGGATGGAGAGTAGGCGCAGATATGAAGAATTCCAAAATGAATGCGGTATACCTGGGCGGTCCTGACCTTGGGCTCGGAAGGGATTATTACCAGAAAGTAAATGAAGCCAATACCAAAACGCTTGCGGAATACCAGAATTATGTAAGCAAGCTCTTCGGGGTCTTGGGCTACAAGAACTCACCTCAGGCTGCACAGAATGTGGTTGATTTTGAAAAGCAGCTGGCCAACTACCTTTTAACGCTTGAGCAGAACAGGGATGCCAATCTGAGGTACAATCCTAAAAACGTGTCTGAGCTCTCAGGGCTGGTTAAAAACATCAATCTGGCCAAATACCTTAAAGATGCAGGCGTAAATACCGATAGGGTCATTGTCGGGGAACTGAAATACTACCAGAATATGGACCAGTTCCTGAGCCAGAAGAACCTTCCGCTGGTAAAGGATTACCTGAAATACCACCTGATCAACGGCAATGCAAGCAACCTTGATAACAATCTGGAGCAGATCAGGTTTGATTTCTATTCCAAATACCTTCAGGGACAGAAAGAACAGAGGCCGATGAACAAAAGAGGTTTATCACTTGTTAACGGCGTATTGGGGGAAGCTTTCGGGAAGCTGTACGTGGAAAAGTACTTCACTCCTGAAGCGAAGGCACAGATGGAAACGTATATCGATTACATCCTGAAATCTTTCAAACAGCACATCAACGATATGGACTGGATGTCGCCTGAAACCAAAGTCAAGGCTCAGGAAAAGTTATCCAAATTCACTGTGAAAATCGCTTATCCGGACAAATGGAAAGACTATTCCGAGCTAAAAGTGGATGCCCCTAAACAGGGTGCAACGCTTTATTCCAACCTGCAGAATGTAGCAGCATGGCAATACCAGAGAAGCCTGGATAAAGTAGGGAAGCCGGTGGATAAAACCGAGTGGGGAATGACTCCTCAGACCGTGAATGCGTACTACAGCGGATCCAATAATGAGATTGTATTCCCTGCCGCCATTCTTCAGCCGCCGTTCTATAACCCTAAAGCCGATGCTGCCGTGAATTTCGGAGGAATCGGTGCTGTAATCGGGCATGAAATTTCCCATGGGTTTGACGACAGCGGTTCCAGGTTTGACGGGGACGGAAACCTCAATAACTGGTGGACCGATGCAGACCGTAAGAACTTTGATGCCAAAGTAGGCCAGCTGGCTGCCCAGTACAGCCAGTACGAGCCGGTAAAAGGAAGCTTTGTTAACGGTAAATTTACCAGCGGGGAAAATATCGGTGACCTGGGAGGTGTGGCTGTAGCGTATGATGCGTTGCAGATGTACCTGAAAGACCACGGAAATCCCGGCCTGATCAGCGGATTCAATCAGGACCAGCGGTTTTTCATGAGCTGGGCAACTGTGTGGAGAACCAAGTCCACAGACCAGTATATGGTGAACCAGGTAAAGACGGACCCGCATTCTCCTGGTGTTTTCAGGGCTTACGGACCATTGGTGAACCAGGATTCGTTCATTAAGGCATTCGACATCAAGCCGGGAGACAAAATGTACAAAGCTCCTGAGGAAAGAATAAAAATCTGGTAG
- a CDS encoding M13 family metallopeptidase: MKKLTFSLFLLAGVSSLNIVTAQSKTNTAAMNLTDKGLDLSMMDKSVRPQDDFYNYVNGSWMKTAKIPSDKPTWGSFNKLADDTDNNSMTILSSLLKDKFTDGTEGKKIQDLYATYMNMQKRNADGIKPIQANLNKIDAIKNLQDLQNYLISVTKDGENIFYGWGVGADLKDSNMNVVYLGDASLGLGRDYYQKVNEKNTEALAEYTKYVASMLKELGYKNADAAAKGIVDYEKSIAQTYLTNEQSRDNTLQYNPETMAQLSSLVKNVDIPGYLKKVGVNTDKVIIGELGYYKNLDKFINAQNLPVIKDYLKFHMIHGSASYLSEKIGDMRFAFYGKYLRGQQEQRALNKRGYELINGSLGEAFGKLYVEKYFPAEAKAQMVELIDYLKKSFAVHINNLAWMSSVTKEKAMQKLNKFTVKVAYPDKWKDYSKLNIIPESKGGSLYGNLQNIAEWQYNKDLAKIGKPVDKTEWGMTPQTVNAYYNPVNNEIVFPAAILQPPFFNPKADAAVNFGGIGAVIGHEMSHGFDDSGAQFDADGNLVDWWTPEDKANFEKATKALAAQYDKYEPVKGTMVNGTFTNGENIADLGGVNIAYDALQMYLKDHGNPGPISGYTQDQRFFLSWATVWRTLSSEKYMINQVKTDPHSPGYFRSFGPLTNVDAFYKAFDVKPGDKLYKAPQDRIKIW; the protein is encoded by the coding sequence ATGAAAAAACTGACATTTTCTTTATTTTTATTAGCAGGAGTATCTTCACTGAACATAGTGACGGCTCAGTCTAAAACCAATACAGCAGCAATGAACCTTACGGATAAAGGATTAGACCTTAGCATGATGGATAAATCGGTGCGTCCGCAGGATGACTTTTACAATTACGTAAACGGAAGCTGGATGAAAACCGCTAAAATCCCTTCAGATAAACCTACCTGGGGAAGTTTCAATAAACTGGCAGATGATACGGACAACAATTCGATGACCATCCTCAGCTCCCTTCTGAAAGATAAATTCACAGACGGGACGGAAGGCAAGAAAATCCAGGACCTGTATGCTACGTACATGAACATGCAGAAAAGAAACGCAGACGGGATTAAGCCGATCCAGGCCAACCTGAATAAGATCGATGCCATTAAAAACCTTCAGGACCTTCAGAACTACCTGATCTCTGTAACCAAAGACGGAGAAAACATTTTTTACGGATGGGGCGTAGGAGCAGACCTGAAAGATTCCAATATGAATGTGGTATATCTTGGTGATGCTTCTCTGGGATTAGGAAGAGACTACTACCAGAAAGTCAATGAAAAAAATACTGAGGCATTAGCAGAATACACCAAGTATGTAGCTTCTATGCTGAAAGAACTGGGATATAAAAATGCTGACGCAGCAGCCAAAGGCATTGTTGACTACGAAAAAAGCATCGCCCAGACCTACCTGACCAATGAGCAGAGCCGTGACAACACCCTTCAGTACAATCCTGAAACCATGGCGCAGCTTTCATCACTGGTTAAAAATGTAGACATTCCGGGATACCTTAAAAAAGTAGGGGTAAATACCGATAAAGTAATTATTGGCGAGCTGGGTTACTATAAAAATCTGGATAAGTTCATCAATGCACAGAACCTTCCTGTCATTAAAGATTACCTGAAATTCCACATGATCCACGGAAGCGCTTCTTACCTGAGCGAAAAGATCGGTGATATGAGGTTTGCTTTCTATGGCAAATATCTGAGAGGCCAGCAGGAGCAAAGGGCGCTCAACAAGAGAGGATATGAACTGATCAACGGAAGCCTGGGTGAAGCCTTCGGTAAGCTGTATGTTGAAAAATACTTCCCTGCAGAAGCCAAGGCTCAGATGGTTGAACTGATCGACTACCTGAAGAAAAGTTTCGCAGTACATATCAATAACCTGGCATGGATGTCTTCGGTAACGAAAGAAAAAGCGATGCAGAAGCTGAACAAGTTCACGGTAAAAGTAGCTTATCCGGACAAATGGAAAGATTACTCCAAGCTGAATATCATTCCGGAATCCAAAGGAGGAAGCTTATATGGCAACCTTCAGAATATTGCAGAATGGCAGTACAATAAAGACCTTGCAAAAATCGGGAAACCGGTAGATAAAACTGAGTGGGGAATGACGCCGCAGACGGTGAATGCCTATTACAATCCGGTCAACAACGAGATTGTATTCCCTGCAGCCATCCTTCAGCCGCCGTTCTTCAATCCTAAAGCAGATGCTGCCGTGAACTTCGGTGGAATCGGAGCGGTAATCGGTCACGAAATGAGCCACGGATTCGATGATTCAGGGGCGCAGTTTGATGCAGACGGGAACCTGGTAGACTGGTGGACACCTGAAGATAAAGCCAATTTTGAAAAGGCAACCAAAGCACTGGCTGCACAGTATGATAAATATGAGCCGGTAAAAGGAACTATGGTAAACGGAACTTTTACCAACGGGGAAAACATCGCAGATTTAGGTGGAGTGAACATTGCTTATGATGCTTTACAGATGTATCTTAAAGATCACGGAAATCCAGGCCCGATCAGCGGTTATACCCAGGATCAGAGATTCTTCCTGAGCTGGGCTACCGTATGGAGAACGTTATCCAGCGAAAAATATATGATCAATCAGGTGAAGACCGATCCGCACTCACCAGGGTATTTCAGGAGCTTCGGTCCGTTAACCAATGTTGACGCGTTCTACAAAGCTTTCGATGTTAAACCTGGAGACAAGCTTTACAAAGCGCCGCAGGACAGGATTAAAATCTGGTAA
- a CDS encoding type VI secretion system contractile sheath small subunit: MLQFFFKFKHWIGQLFDSDKAGLHQNKKSQNNNNMAMFNYGVGGNEVKVDANEAIQQIQENKTMIVSQLTTEESYTPEIVTGLKTVEDVFRHFQPTVAVQHETADGNVVEEEFRFQNLGDFTPKNLTQKSEYLQQLNMEKEQYNKIVRQLKTNKILRNMLENEQTRAAFVEVLKEVAQELEK; this comes from the coding sequence ATGTTACAGTTTTTTTTTAAATTTAAACATTGGATTGGTCAGTTATTTGATTCAGATAAAGCCGGTCTACACCAAAATAAGAAATCTCAAAATAACAATAATATGGCAATGTTTAATTACGGCGTTGGCGGAAACGAGGTCAAAGTAGATGCTAACGAAGCTATTCAGCAAATACAGGAGAACAAAACGATGATTGTAAGCCAGCTTACAACAGAAGAATCCTACACTCCTGAAATCGTAACAGGGTTAAAGACCGTGGAAGACGTCTTCAGACACTTTCAGCCTACCGTGGCCGTGCAGCACGAAACGGCAGATGGCAATGTGGTGGAAGAGGAATTCCGTTTTCAGAACCTTGGTGACTTCACTCCCAAAAACCTTACCCAGAAATCAGAGTACCTTCAGCAGCTGAACATGGAAAAGGAGCAGTACAACAAAATTGTGCGCCAGCTTAAAACGAATAAAATCCTTCGTAATATGCTGGAGAATGAGCAGACCCGGGCTGCTTTCGTAGAAGTACTGAAAGAAGTGGCACAAGAACTTGAAAAATAA
- a CDS encoding CinA family nicotinamide mononucleotide deamidase-related protein translates to MEKAVLITIGDEILSGNTVDTNSNFIAAELKSIGIKVIQILTISDEIETIKETLKSAFETGDLVITTGGLGPTRDDKTKKALAEFFDDEIALDEPTFEHLRKYMEKRGRIEILERNREQAFVPKKSTVFQNHYGTAPCMMMEQQGKLSFSLPGVPYEVKPLIRDQIVPYLKERFSLNHIVSRIVSVVGIPESILADTIEGWELALPAHITLSYLPVGTRVKLRLTATGAVEELLGMQLEQEIQKLFPIIGDHIIATSEDKIEKILAELLDEKSMTISTAESCTGGELAKMVTSNSGSSRYYIGGVVSYATEKKTEILKVSQKTIDEYTVVSAEVAREMAAGCQDLFGTDIALSTTGVAGPGKGEDGKEVGTVFYTIRVREREETFQLFLPHLDRLDFMHFVSQKILQDLVSMLISA, encoded by the coding sequence ATGGAAAAAGCGGTTCTGATTACTATCGGGGATGAAATCCTTTCCGGAAATACGGTAGATACCAATTCTAATTTTATAGCTGCGGAGCTTAAATCCATCGGGATTAAGGTCATACAGATCCTTACGATCTCGGATGAGATTGAAACCATAAAAGAAACCCTGAAATCAGCCTTTGAAACAGGAGACCTGGTTATAACTACCGGCGGATTGGGACCTACAAGGGATGACAAGACGAAAAAGGCCTTAGCCGAATTCTTCGATGATGAAATCGCGCTGGATGAGCCGACTTTTGAACATCTCAGGAAATACATGGAGAAACGCGGCCGTATAGAGATTCTGGAAAGAAACAGGGAGCAGGCTTTTGTCCCTAAAAAATCCACTGTTTTCCAGAACCATTACGGGACGGCTCCCTGCATGATGATGGAACAGCAGGGCAAACTCTCTTTCAGCCTTCCCGGTGTTCCGTACGAAGTAAAGCCGCTGATCAGGGATCAGATTGTTCCGTATCTTAAAGAAAGGTTCAGCCTCAACCATATTGTTTCCAGGATTGTTTCTGTAGTCGGCATTCCGGAGAGTATCCTTGCAGACACTATAGAAGGCTGGGAACTGGCGCTGCCGGCACATATTACCTTATCTTATCTTCCTGTCGGGACCCGTGTAAAGCTCAGGCTCACGGCAACAGGAGCTGTAGAAGAACTTCTCGGCATGCAGCTGGAACAGGAAATCCAGAAATTGTTCCCCATCATCGGTGATCACATTATTGCCACTTCCGAAGATAAAATAGAGAAAATACTGGCCGAACTGCTGGATGAAAAAAGCATGACCATTTCCACGGCAGAAAGCTGCACTGGTGGAGAGCTGGCTAAAATGGTAACCTCCAATTCCGGAAGTTCCAGGTATTATATAGGAGGAGTCGTTTCCTATGCCACTGAAAAGAAAACCGAAATCCTTAAAGTATCTCAGAAAACCATTGATGAATATACTGTGGTGAGTGCCGAGGTTGCCCGGGAAATGGCGGCGGGATGCCAGGATTTATTCGGAACCGACATTGCCCTTTCCACCACAGGGGTTGCCGGTCCAGGAAAAGGTGAGGATGGCAAAGAAGTGGGTACGGTATTTTATACCATCAGGGTCAGGGAACGGGAGGAAACATTCCAGCTTTTCCTGCCTCATCTGGACCGGTTAGACTTTATGCATTTTGTTTCGCAAAAAATTCTCCAGGACCTTGTTTCCATGCTGATAAGTGCCTAA
- a CDS encoding polysaccharide deacetylase family protein, whose protein sequence is MEHSKQIFQTENKKRWRNVKWGSRIFIFLAVLLFIALGLMMKLDRSPKIPFKEDYKAVITASRPYLQENKISKEYKGFRSFISEKNIHTNLAKIEKAKEERFKNQNRNWAQFPGGIRSAFYVAWDPQSLMSLKRNIRHTNLVFPEWFFLDPESGALKTNLDPEGYKIIKRTGVAAMPMLSNNSNQEFRAEGLAKVLKDPLKRTQLIRQVTTQCLKFHFKGINVDFESIGLDSDEYLIAFLKELSGTFRKNGLMVTMDIMTDNDDYNIRKLDPYVDYFVLMAYDEYSADSDAGPVSSQKWIEAQTGKILEKTTPGKIILGLGAYGYDWSTNKDDNTSVTYMQAITKASASKADINFDDNTFNLNYSYTDAKNNTHTVFFNDAASIFNTMRFSSEYPLAGTALWRLGSEDSRVWNFYDKDLSSAGMSKINFKDLENVKGQTMVDYIGDGEVLDVLNTPHDGKIALETDPKEKIITDETYKTYPSSYEVKKYGEAPQKDLVLTFDDGPDETYTPQILDVLSKYHVPAAFFLVGLNAEKNLPLVKRIYREGHEIGNHTFTHENVARVSPERALLELKLTRLLIECITGHSTILFRAPYNADSEPTTPEEIIPVALARKQNYLDIGENIDPEDWQPGIKADEIVKRVMEGLHQRKGNIILLHDAGGDTREETVKALKVLIPALQKQGYHFTNLASILYKSKNELMPEVPKTRAYYVMQLNLVLATVIYGISHFLVALFTVFIGLGIIRLLLMAYWAVQEKRKEKEKGRFPVLDSYPKVSIMVPAYNEEVNIVSSLSNLLNQTYPNFDVIMIDDGSRDSTYQKAQDAFAGHPKLKIFTKPNGGKATALNYGISRTDSEYVVCIDADTKLQQDAVKFLMARFLNAAPEEKIAAVAGNVKVGNPVNWLTRWQAIEYTTSQNFDRLAYSYINAVTVIPGAIGAFRKAVVDEVGGYSSDTLAEDCDITVKMLRKGYRIANENRAVAVTEAPETVKQFLKQRFRWTYGIMQMFWKQKQTFLNPEYKGLGLWAMPNILLFQYIIPFFSPMADLIMFFGLLSGNGNKIFVYYLLFLLVDASLAIVAFIMQKEKMWNLIYIVPQRFGYRWLMYIVLFRSLRRALKGEMQAWGFLKRTGNVKEIGASRLS, encoded by the coding sequence GTGGAACACTCTAAACAAATTTTTCAGACCGAGAATAAAAAACGCTGGAGAAATGTAAAGTGGGGATCAAGAATTTTTATTTTCCTCGCGGTACTGCTCTTTATTGCGCTGGGTCTGATGATGAAACTGGACAGAAGTCCGAAAATCCCTTTTAAAGAAGATTACAAAGCGGTTATTACGGCCAGCCGGCCCTATCTTCAGGAGAATAAAATATCCAAAGAGTATAAAGGCTTCAGGAGCTTCATCTCCGAGAAAAATATCCATACCAATCTTGCCAAGATAGAAAAGGCAAAAGAAGAACGTTTCAAAAACCAGAACCGAAACTGGGCACAGTTCCCGGGAGGGATCCGTTCTGCATTTTATGTCGCCTGGGACCCGCAGTCCCTTATGTCGCTGAAAAGGAATATCCGGCATACCAACCTGGTATTTCCGGAATGGTTTTTCCTGGATCCCGAATCCGGTGCGCTGAAAACGAATTTGGACCCGGAAGGGTATAAGATCATCAAAAGGACCGGTGTGGCGGCCATGCCGATGCTCAGCAACAATTCAAACCAGGAATTCCGGGCTGAAGGTTTGGCGAAAGTACTGAAAGACCCTCTGAAAAGGACACAGCTGATCCGCCAGGTAACCACTCAGTGCCTTAAATTTCATTTCAAAGGAATTAATGTGGACTTTGAAAGTATCGGGCTGGACTCCGATGAATACCTTATTGCTTTCCTGAAAGAGCTTTCGGGAACGTTCAGAAAGAACGGGCTGATGGTAACGATGGATATCATGACGGATAACGATGATTATAATATCCGTAAGCTGGACCCCTACGTAGATTATTTTGTGCTTATGGCATATGATGAATATTCTGCAGATAGTGATGCAGGACCTGTATCCTCCCAGAAATGGATTGAAGCGCAGACCGGCAAAATTCTGGAAAAAACAACACCCGGTAAAATTATTCTGGGATTGGGAGCATACGGTTATGACTGGAGTACCAATAAGGATGACAATACTTCGGTGACGTATATGCAGGCCATTACAAAAGCCAGTGCCAGTAAAGCAGATATCAACTTCGATGATAATACCTTCAACCTGAATTATTCCTATACCGATGCCAAAAACAATACGCATACCGTATTCTTCAATGATGCAGCGTCTATCTTCAATACCATGCGTTTCTCCTCGGAATACCCTCTTGCAGGAACTGCATTATGGAGACTGGGAAGTGAAGACAGCAGGGTATGGAATTTTTATGATAAAGACCTGAGCTCTGCAGGAATGTCCAAAATCAACTTCAAAGATCTTGAAAATGTAAAAGGCCAGACAATGGTCGACTATATCGGGGACGGAGAAGTGCTGGATGTCCTCAATACGCCGCACGACGGAAAAATAGCCCTTGAAACGGATCCGAAAGAAAAAATTATCACCGATGAAACCTATAAGACCTATCCCAGCTCTTATGAAGTGAAAAAATACGGCGAGGCGCCCCAGAAAGATCTGGTGCTGACTTTTGATGATGGTCCGGATGAAACCTATACTCCGCAGATCCTGGATGTTTTATCGAAATACCACGTTCCGGCAGCCTTTTTCCTGGTAGGGCTGAACGCGGAAAAAAACCTTCCGCTGGTAAAAAGGATTTACAGGGAAGGGCATGAAATCGGGAACCACACCTTTACCCATGAAAACGTAGCCCGGGTAAGTCCGGAAAGGGCTTTGCTGGAACTTAAACTGACACGGCTGCTGATTGAGTGCATTACCGGCCACAGTACCATACTGTTCCGGGCACCGTACAATGCCGATTCAGAACCAACGACCCCTGAAGAAATCATACCAGTAGCACTGGCCAGGAAACAGAACTATCTTGATATCGGGGAAAATATTGACCCTGAAGACTGGCAGCCGGGCATCAAAGCGGATGAAATCGTGAAAAGGGTGATGGAAGGCCTTCATCAGAGGAAAGGAAATATCATCCTGTTGCATGATGCCGGCGGCGATACCCGGGAAGAAACCGTAAAGGCACTTAAAGTCCTGATTCCTGCATTGCAGAAACAGGGCTACCACTTTACCAACCTCGCCAGCATCCTCTACAAAAGCAAAAACGAGCTTATGCCCGAAGTGCCTAAAACCAGGGCATACTATGTTATGCAGCTGAATCTGGTCCTGGCCACCGTGATTTATGGCATCAGCCATTTCCTGGTCGCCCTTTTTACCGTGTTTATAGGTTTAGGGATCATCAGGCTGTTGCTCATGGCCTATTGGGCGGTACAGGAAAAAAGAAAAGAAAAGGAGAAAGGCCGGTTTCCGGTTCTGGATTCTTACCCGAAGGTTTCCATCATGGTTCCTGCGTATAATGAAGAAGTTAACATCGTATCGTCACTGAGCAACCTTCTGAATCAGACCTACCCGAATTTTGATGTGATCATGATTGATGACGGAAGCAGGGATTCAACCTATCAGAAAGCGCAGGATGCATTTGCCGGCCATCCGAAACTTAAAATATTCACGAAACCGAACGGAGGAAAAGCTACGGCTTTAAATTACGGGATATCCCGCACTGACTCGGAATATGTGGTCTGCATTGATGCGGATACCAAACTCCAGCAGGATGCCGTAAAATTCCTGATGGCGAGATTCCTCAATGCGGCTCCGGAAGAAAAGATTGCCGCAGTAGCCGGAAACGTAAAAGTTGGAAATCCGGTCAACTGGCTGACCAGATGGCAGGCTATAGAATATACCACCAGCCAGAATTTCGACCGCCTTGCCTATTCATATATCAATGCAGTCACCGTAATTCCGGGAGCCATAGGAGCATTCAGGAAAGCAGTAGTCGATGAAGTGGGAGGGTATTCTTCGGATACCCTGGCGGAAGACTGTGATATTACCGTTAAGATGCTGAGAAAAGGATATCGTATTGCCAATGAGAACAGGGCTGTTGCCGTTACCGAAGCTCCGGAAACCGTAAAACAGTTTCTGAAGCAGCGCTTCAGATGGACCTATGGCATCATGCAGATGTTCTGGAAACAGAAACAGACCTTCCTGAACCCGGAATACAAAGGGCTGGGACTCTGGGCGATGCCGAACATCCTGCTGTTCCAGTATATCATCCCGTTCTTTTCACCGATGGCAGACCTGATTATGTTTTTCGGCCTGTTGTCGGGCAACGGCAATAAAATATTCGTGTATTACCTGCTGTTCCTCCTGGTGGATGCATCACTGGCTATTGTTGCCTTTATCATGCAGAAAGAAAAAATGTGGAACCTTATTTATATCGTGCCTCAGCGGTTCGGGTACCGCTGGCTGATGTATATCGTACTTTTCAGGAGCCTGAGGCGGGCGCTGAAAGGAGAGATGCAGGCATGGGGCTTCCTGAAAAGGACCGGGAATGTAAAAGAGATCGGCGCTTCCAGGTTATCATAA
- a CDS encoding DUF5458 family protein, whose product MDSKLQAAESQQQGQQQQHSGQQKGNALAELNKIGGFGFVESVVDGIANMNPTRKARKEIFLNDSNKADERKELLQKINLWVSLLEGNESADAMAETCKNKAHQADQSLKSNLKNTLDAVRMLETNYRTVAQFYKNTELDKVDNVSIVNASIDQVSDLDNPIFIDAIGEEFKNYYDRLDLRDNYSILAIPGYLGSNKVVEKWAKICNENKVMMVTDFANLDKPDDVVDLFHSANLTGGELHRSNVIMTCNWLVGRGKAEEVGEEENVELPPSTSLAGKIHKTLMSQVAAGKKHGNINEVDAVKFELKKSEISQLEKMGLVPMVNEYGKIMAFSAKTLFTGDNIGLQTYSVVRVFDYVTKVLLDFLNRRAFENWNARNEDDLRRQIVTFLDGIKGPDKLIEKFKIVRFEQDKVNKDRVWLDIRLTPYFPTKSFVIKLDGHKGDDGNEWDAEYTQD is encoded by the coding sequence ATGGATAGTAAATTACAGGCAGCCGAAAGCCAGCAACAGGGCCAACAGCAGCAGCACTCAGGCCAGCAGAAAGGAAACGCGCTTGCGGAACTCAATAAAATAGGCGGATTCGGATTCGTAGAATCTGTAGTGGACGGCATCGCCAACATGAATCCTACCAGGAAGGCCAGAAAAGAAATATTCCTTAACGACAGCAATAAAGCAGACGAAAGAAAGGAGCTGCTTCAGAAAATAAACCTGTGGGTAAGCCTTCTGGAAGGCAATGAATCAGCCGACGCTATGGCTGAAACCTGCAAAAACAAAGCTCATCAGGCAGACCAGAGCCTTAAAAGCAATCTTAAAAATACGCTGGATGCAGTCCGTATGCTGGAAACCAACTACAGGACCGTAGCCCAGTTCTATAAAAATACCGAACTTGATAAAGTAGATAATGTAAGCATCGTTAATGCGAGCATCGATCAGGTTTCTGACCTGGACAACCCGATCTTTATTGATGCCATCGGCGAAGAATTCAAAAATTACTATGATCGTCTGGATCTGAGGGACAATTATTCCATTCTGGCGATCCCTGGCTATCTGGGATCTAACAAAGTCGTTGAGAAATGGGCCAAGATCTGTAACGAGAATAAGGTAATGATGGTGACGGATTTTGCCAACCTTGATAAACCGGATGATGTGGTAGACCTTTTCCATTCGGCTAACCTTACCGGGGGAGAACTGCACAGAAGTAATGTCATCATGACGTGCAACTGGCTCGTAGGCCGCGGAAAGGCAGAAGAAGTGGGAGAGGAGGAAAACGTAGAGCTTCCGCCATCTACTTCCCTTGCAGGAAAAATCCATAAGACCCTGATGTCACAGGTGGCTGCAGGTAAAAAACACGGGAACATCAACGAAGTGGATGCCGTAAAATTTGAGCTGAAGAAAAGCGAAATTTCCCAGCTGGAGAAAATGGGCTTGGTACCGATGGTTAATGAATACGGTAAAATCATGGCATTCTCTGCCAAAACCCTGTTCACGGGAGATAATATCGGGCTTCAGACCTATTCTGTGGTTCGTGTATTCGACTATGTAACCAAAGTACTCCTTGATTTCCTGAACAGGAGAGCCTTTGAAAACTGGAATGCCAGGAACGAGGATGACCTGAGAAGACAGATCGTAACCTTCCTTGACGGGATCAAAGGGCCGGATAAACTGATTGAAAAATTCAAGATCGTGCGTTTCGAGCAGGATAAGGTCAATAAAGACAGAGTATGGCTGGACATCCGTTTAACCCCTTATTTCCCTACCAAAAGTTTCGTTATTAAACTTGACGGACATAAAGGAGATGACGGTAACGAATGGGATGCAGAATACACACAGGATTAA